The Rhododendron vialii isolate Sample 1 chromosome 5a, ASM3025357v1 genome contains a region encoding:
- the LOC131326994 gene encoding L-ascorbate oxidase homolog: MSSTSNARLPLALVTLLSCLFAATVVVQGEDPYLFFTWNVTYGTLSPLGVPQQVILINGQLPGPTINCSSNNNIVVNVFNNLDEPFLLTWNGIQQRKNSWEEGLPGTSCPIPAGSNYTYHFQVKDQIGTYFYYPTTSIHRAAGGFGSIRVHSRLLIPVPFPDPEDEYDVLIGDWYNTSLSALKKTLDTGRRSIGKPSGVLINGKNNDDGGATFTMKPGKTYRYRFCNVGLKNSINVRIQGHSMKLVEIEGSHTIQNVYDSLDVHLGQCFSVLVTADQDPKQDYYMVASTRFTKTVLTATATITYATGNGKGAPASPVLPEAPVGWAWSLNQFRSFRWNLTASAARPNPQGSYHYGQINITRTIKLVNSATSVDGKLRYAINGVSHTDPVSETPMKLAEYYGVADKVFKYNIIEDQPAADGSKITTVATNVIDATFRNFVEIIFENHEKSIQSWHLSGYSFFPVAIEPGTWSPEKRKNYNLLDAVSRNTIQVYPNSWAAIMTTFDNAGMWNLRSMALDRHYLGQQLYISVLSPEHSLRDEYNIPDTALLCGIVQHLPKPAPYSI; encoded by the exons atgaGCAGTACTAGCAATGCTAGGTTGCCGTTGGCTCTTGTGACATTGTTATCCTGCCTCTTTGCCGCGACGGTCGTGGTTCAAGGAGAGGACCCATACTTGTTCTTCACATGGAACGTGACTTATGGCACCCTCTCCCCGCTCGGCGTCCCTCAACAAGTCATCCTCATCAACGGTCAGCTTCCGGGACCGACCATAAACTGCTCGTCCAACAACAACATCGTTGTCAACGTCTTTAACAACCTGGACGAGCCGTTCCTTCTCACGTGGAACGGTATCCAGCAGAGGAAGAACTCTTGGGAAGAAGGCTTGCCCGGAACCAGCTGCCCGATCCCGGCGGGGAGCAATTACACCTACCACTTCCAGGTCAAGGACCAGATCGGGACCTACTTTTACTACCCCACCACTTCCATCCACAGGGCTGCTGGTGGTTTCGGCAGCATCCGCGTCCACAGCCGCTTACTCATCCCGGTCCCTTTCCCGGACCCTGAAGACGAGTACGACGTCCTCATAGGTGATTGGTATAACACGAGCCTTTCGGCCTTGAAGAAGACCCTGGACACAGGCCGCCGATCCATTGGAAAGCCCAGTGGAGTGCTTATTAATGGCAAGAACAATGACGATGGTGGCGCCACGTTCACCATGAAGCCAGGGAAGACCTATAGGTACAGGTTCTGTAACGTGGGATTGAAAAACTCGATCAATGTCCGAATCCAAGGCCACTCGATGAAATTGGTGGAGATAGAGGGTTCGCACACGATCCAGAACGTGTACGATTCCCTCGATGTGCACCTGGGGCAATGCTTCTCGGTGCTGGTAACCGCTGACCAGGACCCGAAACAAGATTACTACATGGTGGCTTCGACTCGATTCACCAAGACAGTACTAACCGCAACGGCCACCATCACCTACGCCACGGGTAATGGCAAGGGGGCCCCAGCCTCACCGGTGCTGCCTGAGGCACCGGTCGGCTGGGCCTGGTCTCTCAACCAGTTCCGCTCGTTCCGCTGGAATCTCACTGCCAGCGCTGCACGGCCTAACCCGCAGGGCTCCTACCACTACGGGCAAATCAACATAACCCGTACCATCAAGCTTGTAAACTCGGCTACGAGTGTGGACGGCAAGCTACGGTACGCCATAAACGGAGTCTCCCACACGGACCCTGTTTCGGAAACTCCCATGAAGCTTGCTGAGTACTATGGCGTTGCAGATAAGGTTTTCAAATATAACATCATCGAAGATCAGCCAGCTGCCGATGGTAGCAAGATTACCACAGTGGCAACCAACGTGATTGATGCCACATTCCGAAATTTTGTAGAGATCATATTCGAGAACCATGAGAAGAGCATCCAGTCATGGCACTTGTCCGGTTATTCCTTCTTTCCCGTCGC TATCGAACCGGGGACGTGGAGCCCAGAGAAGAGGAAGAACTACAACCTGTTGGACGCGGTGAGCAGGAACACGATCCAAGTGTACCCGAACTCGTGGGCAGCCATCATGACAACATTCGACAACGCAGGAATGTGGAACTTGAGGTCCATGGCATTGGATAGGCATTACTTGGGGCAGCAGCTCTACATCAGCGTCCTCTCCCCTGAACACTCTCTTCGCGACGAATATAACATCCCTGACACCGCCCTGCTGTGCGGAATCGTTCAACACTTGCCCAAGCCCGCGCCTTACTCCATCTAG